A genomic region of Aspergillus oryzae RIB40 DNA, chromosome 1 contains the following coding sequences:
- a CDS encoding uncharacterized protein (amidases related to nicotinamidase): MKAALVVVDMQEDFCPPNGVLPVQEGRAIAPIINELLAHQGFAVRVATQDYHPVDHISFANSHPRPNNRPFESVITVNNPAPGKEHETKPQNLWPAHCVGETRGAEIIPEIQTDNIDLYVKKGMHSQVEMYSAFADAFGNVDPSITDQSVDADLKDFLASKGVTDVFVVGLAGDYCVKHTAIDAARVGFKSYVVENAIRCVVPGSGWDGAKRELREAGVSIIQSNGPEISGLAI, encoded by the exons ATGAAGGCAGCCTTAGTCGTCGTTGACATGCAAGAGGACTTCTGTCCACCC AACGGAGTTCTTCCGGTCCAGGAAGGGCGTGCAATCGCACCTATTATAAACGAGTTGTTGGCACACCAGGGGTTCGCGGTACGGGTGGCCACACAAGATTACCACCCAGTGGACCATATCTCCTTTGCCAACAGCCACCCCCGTCCCAACAACCGCCCTTTTGAGAGTGTGATAACCGTGAACAACCCAGCACCGGGGAAAGAGCACGAAACCAAGCCACAAAACCTCTGGCCAGCGCACTGTGTTGGGGAAACCAGGGGAGCCGAGATCATCCCCGAGATTCAGACCGATAACATCGACCTGTATGTGAAGAAAGGTATGCACTCTCAGGTGGAAATGTACTCCGCTTTTGCCGATGCTTTCGGGAATGTTGATCCTTCCATTACGGATCAATCGGTGGACGCCGACCTCAAGGACTTCCTGGCTAGCAAGGGCGTCACGGATGTCTTCGTGGTCGGTTTGGCGGGCGACTACTGCGTTAAGCACACAGCTATTGATGCCGCGAGGGTAGGCTTTAAGAGCTACGTGGTTGAGAATGCCATTCGGTGTGTCGTGCCGGGTTCGGGTTGGGACGGAGCCAAGCGGGAGTTGAGGGAGGCGGGAGTATCCATCATTCAATCAAATGGCCCTGAGATTTCTGGTCTGGCGATCTGA
- the ssuA gene encoding RNA polymerase II subunit A C-terminal domain phosphatase (protein involved in transcription start site selection), with the protein MAAPTETESSDGTAAAPTQEQQSDSYKLRFCTVCASNQNRSMEAHLRLSTAPSPFPVISFGTGSLVRLPGPSITQPNVYNFNTTSYSQMYEELYSKDERLYRNNGLLNMLERNRNLKWGPERFQDWVPGMPRVDHVAKGDKGALGTEGGVVDVIITCEERCWDAVVDDLMNKGSLLNRPVHVFNVDIKDNHEEALVGGKAILELANRLNEAAVQERKANNSEGWENGTGEARRSFDEKVPEILAAWQEKWPNLPALWTLAWL; encoded by the coding sequence ATGGCAGCACCAACGGAGACCGAGTCTTCAGACGGGACTGCAGCCGCCCCTACCCAGGAGCAACAGTCAGACTCTTACAAACTTAGATTTTGCACGGTGTGCGCCTCGAACCAAAACCGTTCGATGGAAGCCCATCTCCGTCTATCTACTGCACCGTCTCCTTTCCCTGTTATTTCCTTTGGGACGGGATCCCTGGTCCGTCTGCCAGGCCCATCCATCACGCAACCTAATGTGTACAATTTCAATACCACCTCGTATTCCCAAATGTACGAGGAACTGTACTCCAAGGATGAGAGGCTCTATCGTAACAACGGTCTTTTAAACATGCTCGAACGCAACCGGAACCTGAAATGGGGGCCGGAGCGCTTCCAAGACTGGGTCCCTGGTATGCCCCGCGTGGACCACGTCGCGAAAGGCGACAAAGGCGCCCTGGGGACCGAGGGCGGCGTGGTCGATGTCATTATCACCTGTGAGGAGCGGTGCTGGGATGCCGTTGTTGACGATCTCATGAATAAAGGATCGCTCCTCAACCGACCCGTCCATGTATTCAATGTCGATATTAAAGATAACCACGAGGAAGCTCTAGTCGGAGGGAAGGCCATTCTCGAACTAGCTAATCGACTCAACGAGGCTGCCGTCCAGGAACGCAAAGCGAATAACTCTGAAGGCTGGGAAAACGGAACCGGTGAGGCTCGGAGGAGTTTCGATGAGAAGGTCCCGGAAATTCTTGCAGCCTGGCAGGAGAAGTGGCCGAATTTGCCGGCGCTGTGGACATTGGCTTGGCTCTAG
- a CDS encoding tRNA threonylcarbamoyladenosine dehydratase (predicted dinucleotide-utilizing enzyme involved in molybdopterin and thiamine biosynthesis) yields MSSWIQRHAGSQQTQLAATAVLSGAAVAGAIFGYQALKRKEAVKELKASIPNIDEKHIAAKLTKFGGADPVQQLSKEDERSAALARRAQMGDYDDELILEQLARNRVFLTDEGLEKLRSSFIIVVGCGGVGSHAAASLSRSGASKIRLIDFDQVTLSSLNRHALATLADVGTPKVHCIRKRLEQITPWTKFDCRNELFSGSVADGLLAPWSMDDSDKGRKPDYVLDCIDNITSKVELLHYCHSHSIPVISSMGAGCKSDPTCVTVGDISTSTDDPLSRSTRRRLKILGVSTGIPVVFSTEKPGPGKASLLPLAEEEFNKGQVGELSVLPDFRARILPVLGTMPAVFGYTVANHVICDIAGYPRDYSIARKGKDKIYDSVQTATQGFMERLARVEVGQHVIGLRLPITKGDVVFLVDDIWRGKSAITGLPGRLILVPWERPARGFVPDPEWEKQGQKFLPFELKDLVCMTKEESARHEKEVLLGGKKPEDLYDEKTIQRVKERMEEAGFYERFR; encoded by the exons atgtcttcttggatACAGCGGCACGCTGGCTCCCAACAGACACAGCTTGCCGCTACAGCTGTGCTCTCGGGGGCTGCTGTTGCAGGAGCTATCTTTGGGTATCAAGCGctcaaaaggaaagaagccgtcaaggaattgaaagcATCTATTCCGAATATCGATGAGAAACATATCGCCGCGAAG CTTACCAAATTCGGTGGCGCAGACCCTGTACAACAATTGAGCAAGGAAGATGAGCGCAGTGCGGCGCTTGCGCGCAGAGCGCAGATGGGGGACTACGACGACG AGCTTATCCTTGAACAACTTGCCCGTAATCGTGTCTTCCTCACCGACGAGGGTCTAGAGAAGCTTCGTTCATCTTTTATAATAGTTGTGGGATGTGGAGGTGTCGGGTCGCATGCTGCAGCCTCCCTTTCCCGGTCGGGTGCTTCTAAGATacgattgattgatttcgACCAAGTCACATTATCCTCTCTAAACCGACATGCTCTCGCGACGCTTGCTGATGTCGGGACGCCGAAGGTGCACTGCATCCGCAAACGGTTGGAACAAATTACACCATGGACTAAGTTCGACTGCCGAAACGAACTCTTCAGCGGATCTGTTGCCGATGGTTTACTTGCTCCGTGGTCGATGGACGATAGCGACAAAGGGCGAAAGCCAGACTACGTGCTGGACTGTATCGATAACATCACCTCCAAGGTCGAGCTGCTACACTACTGTCATTCACACTCAATTCCCGTAATTTCTTCGATGGGTGCAGGATGCAAGTCCGATCCTACGTGCGTAACAGTGGGCGATATCTCGACAAGCACGGACGACCCTCTCTCGCGCAGCACTCGTCGACGTCTTAAGATCCTCGGAGTAAGCACTGGTATCCCGGTCGTATTCTCGACAGAGAAGCCCGGCCCAGGCAAGGCTAGTCTCTTGCCACTTGCAGAGGAAGAATTCAATAAGGGCCAAGTTGGCGAGCTCAGCGTTCTGCCAGACTTCCGTGCGCGAATTCTACCGGTTCTTGGAACCATGCCTGCGGTTTTTGGATACACCGTGGCAAACCATGTTATCTGTGATATTGCAGGTTACCCGAGAGACTACAGCATTGCcagaaaaggcaaggatAAAATTTATGACTCGGTCCAGACGGCTACCCAGGGTTTCATGGAACGGTTGGCTAGAGTTGAAGTTGGTCAACATGTCATTGGCCTTCGTCTTCCAATTACCAAGGGCGACGTCGTTTTCCTTGTGGACGACATCTGGCGAGGAAAGAGTGCTATCACCGGCCTTCCTGGCCGACTCATCCTCGTTCCATGGGAGCGGCCCGCTCGCGGCTTCGTGCCTGACCCTGAGTGGGAGAAGCAAGGACAGAAATTCCTACCGTTTGAGCTGAAGGACCTTGTGTGTATGACCAAGGAGGAGAGCGCCCGACACGAGAAGGAAGTTCTCCTGGGTGGAAAGAAACCAGAAGACCTATACGACGAGAAAACAATCCAGAGGGTCAAGGAGCGAATGGAGGAGGCGGGATTCTACGAGAGATTTCGGTAG
- the ace1 gene encoding putative C2H2 transcription factor (Ace1) (predicted protein): MSSAQPVDESDRRHPRRRVLNRPPPSLSSDSSPPHLLPSNLRLIKGETFHSSNRPRSDRDPILDLKLLPRRSPTCPKALEAIAAGQRRMAHILNRFDLDSLSTRDSLESQDELPVPRGILRTHVKSSASKEDSTKQSEPTPQEPKESHKKIRRVNHHTSDSGLGSSIGSAETMSSTKGNVTAGQVCQASVGHKLSATARVEIQGRILFPLLMKDKFQLFHPLVRCAHQQIEKQQLKCLRDVEKTLLFSTPDVKAPTAAWYSFCRFTIHCLHETSGYLRGRDLTLPNDVPYSNNYFLDLITQINRFARIRDATRSRQESATNGEKAAKSLYVHVLGFWKMMADFNNSEPRLTLEGGMSETGRPAELVMHKDGKSISLQTGKPYDEHAIPTFKRTLSVETVDEGVERSMARRKKNAPPMDINQKCQFCDKVLKRPCDLTKHEKTHSRPYKCPERGCKYFELGFPTEKETERHYNDKHCKNPRLFRCHQPGCTYASKRESNCKQHMEKTHGWVYERTKNNGKNKPVKQGSAQPTPQSSGIPSPAASHPTGDFSTPTTGPTVSPSEPPIAFPETIPFSFADPPVPTQTEDFQLFSNSPTSLGGSPYHNMSDAQGFPPGANFDLNQPQVPGIGSPASGSSEFLTPPSGSTHSPYDPINPFPDSSMFSFEPYMQPKTEESLLFVSGGFGDVPSMFEQNPMDFLTDPMYNSNFMGYETVQPQLEANPNAQFGLDGWDDFMCKPDQSSM; encoded by the exons ATGTCTTCCGCTCAGCCTGTCGACGAATCAGACCGGCGTCATCCTCGACGTCGAGTACTTAATCGTCCTCCGCCCTCGCTCTCGAGTGACTCGTCACCACCCCATCTACTCCCGTCGAATCTGCGCTTGATTAAAGGAGAAACTTTCCACTCTTCCAACCGACCCAGATCCGACCGTGATCCCATCCTAGATTTAAAACTGTTACCACGCCGCTCTCCAACGTGTCCTAAAGCCCTGGAAGCTATAGCTGCCGGCCAGCGGCGTATGGCCCATATTCTTAACCGCTTCGATCTCGACTCTCTTTCAACGCGCGACTCATTGGAATCCCAAGACGAACTCCCTGTTCCTCGAGGCATTTTGAGGACACATGTTAAATCCAGTGCTTCTAAGGAGGATTCTACCAAGCAATCTGAACCTACTCCACAGGAGCCCAAGGAGTCACACAAGAAGATTCGAAGAGTGAATCACCACACATCCGACAGCGGCCTAGGCAGTTCTATTGGCAGCGCCGAAACCATGTCATCTACTAAGGGCAACG TGACAGCTGGCCAAGTGTGCCAAGCTAGCGTTGGACACAAACTGTCTGCTACTGCCCGCGTTGAGATACAGGGCcgtattcttttccccctgCTTATGAAGGATAAGTTTCAGCTATTCCATCCTCTTGTCCGATGCGCCCATCAGCAAATCGAAAAACAGCAGCTCAAATGTTTGCGTGATGTTGAAAagacccttctcttttccactCCT GACGTGAAAGCGCCCACTGCAGCCTGGTACTCCTTCTGCCGATTCACGATTCACTGCCTTCACGAGACTTCTGGTTATCTTCGGGGCAGAGATTTGACCTTGCCCAACGATGTGCCATATTCGAACAACTACTTCCTCGACCTTATTACGCAGATCAACCGCTTCGCCAGGATTCGAGACGCAACCCGGTCCCGACAGGAATCTGCAACCAACGGCGAAAAGGCCGCTAAGTCCCTGTATGTTCATGTCCTTGGtttctggaagatgatggctgATTTCAATAATAGTGAACCCCGACTTACTCTTGAGGGTGGAATGTCCGAGACTGGACGGCCTGCTGAGTTGGTCATGcacaaggatggcaagtCCATCTCCCTACAGACGGGAAAGCCATACGACGAGCACGCCATCCCAACCTTCAAGCGCACCCTGAGTGTTGAAACGGTTGACGAGGGAGTTGAACGGTCCATGGCCCGTCGCAAGAAGAATGCTCCCCCGATGGATATCAACCAGAAGTGCCAGTTCTGCGACAAAGTCTTGAAGCGACCATGTGATCTTAC taaaCACGAGAAGACCCACTCGCGTCCTTACAAGTGCCCTGAAAGGGGATGCAAGTATTTCGAACTGGGCTTTCCGACCGAGAAGGAGACGGAGCGTCATTACAATGACAAGCACTGCAAGAACCCCCGGCTATTCAGATGCCATCAGCCTGGCTGCACCTACGCATCTAAGAGGGAGAGCAATTGCAAGCAGCACATGGAGAAGACGCACGGTTGGGTGTATGAACGGACGAAGAACAACGGCAAGAATAAACCTGTCAAGCAAGGGTCCGCTCAGCCTACCCCCCAAAGCAGCGGTATTCCATCTCCTGCTGCCTCCCACCCGACAGGTGATTTCTCTACACCCACGACGGGCCCCACTGTTTCCCCCAGTGAACCTCCTATCGCCTTCCCTGAAACAATACCGTTCTCATTCGCCGACCCTCCCGTTCCGACCCAGACCGAGGACTTTCAATTATTTTCAAACAGCCCCACTTCGCTTGGTGGTTCTCCCTACCATAACATGAGTGATGCCCAGGGGTTTCCACCTGGCGCAAACTTCGACCTGAACCAGCCCCAAGTGCCCGGTATTGGAAGTCCTGCCTCCGGATCGAGCGAGTTTCTCACACCACCCTCTGGAAGCACTCACTCCCCCTACGATCCTATCAATCCATTCCCCGACAGCTCGATGTTCTCATTTGAGCCGTACATGCAGCCTAAGACCGAGGAGAGCTTGTTGTTCGTGAGCGGCGGATTTGGCGATGTGCCTAGTATGTTCGAGCAGAATCCCATGGATTTTCTGACCGACCCGATGTACAACTCAAACTTTATGGGCTATGAGACTGTCCAGCCGCAGCTTGAGGCCAATCCAAATGCGCAGTTTGGACTGGATGGTTGGGATGATTTCATGTGCAAACCCGACCAATCTTCCATGTAA
- a CDS encoding uncharacterized protein (predicted protein) → MPTDRVCVMKAGAFQAVEFRSSSQGFIYLGKWQLRHTYTPQWLENCCCQRTKHSENGILLPKVFTKNLLSNIPPEKDRSSTYWWMRALIALENLATSQQSPTLGLCLSHIIGCRLISSGRRHDQEETSAAAYRHEAHEYS, encoded by the exons ATGCCCACCGACCGTGTATGCGTCATGAAAGCAGG TGCCTTCCAGGCTGTCGAATTCCGAAGTTCTAGCCAGGGTTTCATTTACCTAGGTAAATGGCAGCTGCGTCATACCTACACCCCGCAATGGCTTGAGAATTGTTGTTGCCAGAGAACTAAGCATTCAGAAAATGGAATCTTGCTACCTAAG GTATTTACAAAGAACCTCTTGTCGAACATCCCTCCAGAAAAGGACAGATCATCAACTTATTGGTGGATGAGGGCTCTTATCGCTCTCG agaatcTGGCAACAAGCCAGCAGTCACCGACACTTGGACTCTGCCTGAGTCACATAATTGGCTGTCGTTTGATTTCCAGCGGTCGGAGACATGACCAGGAAGAAACCAGTGCAGCGGCTTATCGTCATGAGGCTCatgagtactcc TAA
- the pex6 gene encoding AAA family ATPase peroxin 6 (peroxisome assembly factor 2 containing the AAA+-type ATPase domain) → MDLERRDLHPDQTRRRRRNVGRRRLRNRAPISARFNLDHQLRGNVGVLSDDLANDFFQLSSTDEGKEGSEVRHVAISPYVPGYSSVEDLAWTIIPVRPQPKSRPHGSPLPHSTIAFPDSADSLQPFMQALSKLDPTRHSLQSQRSVEIRVLDVVPLRLDTIYVTVERNLLRNHDDIQNKFAGGFTNSLHGPNGLWAKAGKGLDTKRYSKKAAAEAEERLTAAVRDALGAQQVVHTGDVLPLPLPPHPITYAPPPPAQISFCEPVSQGLLMPTTKIVLVQARPHGPRTQRSLRSGSGLLKQVAEDEADDTSNEQFYSAAEEKATESNTEVDSTSTADESETEGSGGNMSDTSDDSLDDMISLSAPELPQSGVMSAMTATPRAGGRRTDGIHTPGSVASNFTSSTMRLGRVGGGKVFKAEGLLRGIPNELLHPRPREEDDSESFIFVDINTLAKIGCFSGDWVRLEATEEPQSNIFASIKLGSFNEQNEDAGDWRAVKIYGLPGLPSAKPRYSISQSGERRSSISQRPPLRLTPSVFVPPLLLNNLENPKYLRISPMTFLGGNGSTKPGLLNHMKASSARNPPLAKEVTLLKVSTPLSMDRALQPALFAGLKQYFESKRRLLKSGDLVGISVDEGLGRAVFAGPAASDGAAPDDDLTTRLGQVVDSDRAGSKKVGVAWFRVGQVLPSLSDEPDEAREDQWGGVAIIDSATTRMVQAGSDVSRVPGTLNNGWEYWLGVKAVPKAAGDVQTPHGLVTESPQSYVPPLQERIRDLMSVATSPRAIQLGMKPVVILLRSQQRHIGKATLATRACADIGLHTFTIDSYDILTEGGANGGDVKTEAYLKARADRAFHCGANCTALLIKHIEVLTADRIISAMNEIVADARVIVATTTDVEQIPEGIRSLFTHEFEMMAPEEKEREGILHNAVSERGIKVSPDVDLGSVALKTAALVAGDLVDVVERASSVRAARLEKLAEAASENSESKVSTRDVLVSGGDAARGVTKADFDAAVDAARKNFADSIGAPKIPNVSWDDVGGLTNVKDALIETIQLPLERPELFAKGMKKRSGILFYGPPGTGKTLLAKAIATEFSLNFFSVKGPELLNMYIGESEANVRRVFQRARDARPCVVFFDELDSVAPKRGNQGDSGGVMDRIVSQLLAELDGMNGGEENSGGVFVIGATNRPDLLDTALLRPGRFDKMLYLGVSDTHEKQATILEALTRKFALAPEVSLRRVADQLPLTYTGADLYALCSDAMLKAITRKATAVDEKIKQLPGEPVSTAYFFDHLATPEDVTVTVAEEDFIQAQNELVPSVSAKELEHFERIRQTFESVDKKQDSGSSSGAQPPRTIADALEALELGDQLNGSMGGPVTNGDHLPIGSGKGKGKNGQQPMRSVSSHSTSSKGKGKSPAGAGAKSKNKTVAAPSNDSDSSFDGPTSGSRADKSISHYDDVSEEDGATNGDEDYIVRTDHLVQADGDSSK, encoded by the exons ATGGATCTCGAGCGCCGTGACTTGCATCCTGACCAGACGAGACGACGGAGGCGAAACGTCGGTCGGAGGCGTCTGCGCAACAGAGCTCCTATCTCCGCGCGGTTTAACTTGGACCATCAGCTGCGTGGAAATGTTGGTGTCCTGTCCGATGATCTGGCGAACGACTTCTTTCAATTGTCCTCCACCG acgaagggaaggaaggtAGCGAAGTCCGCCATGTCGCTATCTCACCATACGTTCCGGGTTATAGCTCGGTCGAGGATCTTGCCTGGACCATCATTCCCGTTCGGCCACAGCCTAAAAGCCGCCCTCACGGATCTCCGCTTCCTCACTCGACCATTGCCTTCCCCGACTCTGCAGATTCATTGCAGCCATTCATGCAGGCCCTGAGCAAGCTCGATCCCACACGGCATTCACTCCAATCCCAGCGATCTGTCGAGATAAGGGTTCTGGATGTTGTTCCTTTGCGCCTAGATACGATCTATGTCACAGTGGAGCGAAACCTGCTCCGGAACCATGATGATATTCAGAATAAGTTTGCTGGTGGGTTCACTAACAGCCTACATGGACCCAACGGACTTTGGGCGAAAGCTGGGAAGGGACTGGACACCAAAAGGTATTCGAAGAAGGCTGCGGCCGAGGCTGAAGAAAGGCTTACCGCAGCGGTACGCGATGCTCTGGGAGCGCAACAAGTGGTGCATACTGGCGATGTGCTACCACTTCCCTTACCACCACACCCCATAACATATGCGCCACCACCCCCGGCGCAAATCTCGTTCTGTGAACCCGTTTCCCAAGGTCTGCTAATGCCGACGACCAAAATCGTCCTGGTCCAAGCCCGGCCGCATGGCCCTCGGACCCAACGAAGTTTGAGGTCAGGCTCAGGCTTACTCAAGCAGGTAGCCGAAGATGAGGCTGATGATACTTCCAACGAGCAATTTTACTCGGCTGCTGAAGAAAAGGCTACAGAGAGCAACACAGAGGTGGACAGTACCTCTACCGCTGATGAGTCGGAGACAGAAGGCTCTGGAGGGAACATGAGCGACACATCGGATGATTCTTTGGATGATatgatttctctttctgccCCTGAACTGCCTCAATCCGGTGTCATGTCTGCGATGACTGCAACTCCACGTGCAGGCGGCCGACGGACGGACGGCATCCATACTCCAGGATCCGTAGCCTCAAACTTTACTTCGTCAACTATGCGTCTCGGACGAGTTGGCGGTGGTAAGGTCTTTAAGGCGGAGGGTTTACTCCGTGGCATACCCAATGAACTCTTGCACCCCAGGCCGCGGGAAGAAGACGACTCTGAGTCGTTCATATTTGTAGATATCAATACACTTGCGAAGATAGGCTGCTTTTCTGGGGATTGGGTGAGGCTCGAGGCCACAGAAGAGCCGCAATCCAATATATTCGCCTCCATAAAACTGGGGAGCTTCAATGAACAGAATGAAGATGCTGGTGATTGGCGTGCGGTCAAAATCTATGGTTTGCCCGGCCTGCCATCTGCCAAACCCCGGTACTCAATCAGCCAGTCTGGGGAGAGACGCTCAAGCATCTCCCAACGCCCTCCGCTGCGTTTGACACCCTCAGTCTttgttcctcctctcctcctgaACAACCTGGAAAACCCGAAATATCTTCGCATATCACCGATGACATTCCTTGGAGGCAATGGGAGTACGAAACCCGGCCTTCTGAACCATATGAAGGCAAGCTCGGCCAGAAATCCACCATTGGCAAAGGAAGTGACGTTGCTCAAAGTATCTACCCCACTTTCCATGGATCGCGCTCTCCAACCAGCCTTGTTTGCCGGGCTCAAACAATATTTTGAGTCCAAACGGCGCCTTCTTAAAAGCGGAGACCTCGTGGGAATCAGCGTTGATGAAGGTCTCGGTAGAGCTGTGTTCGCGGGACCTGCTGCCAGCGACGGGGCAGCTCCGGATGATGATCTTACGACCCGGTTAGGTCAGGTGGTAGATTCTGATCGCGCTGGATCGAAAAAGGTTGGTGTCGCCTGGTTTCGCGTTGGACAAGTGCTTCCTAGCTTGTCGGATGAGCCAGACGAAGCGAGAGAAGACCAGTGGGGAGGTGTTGCTATCATTGATTCGGCGACCACTAGAATGGTACAGGCTGGGAGCGATGTGAGCAGAGTCCCGGGAACTCTGAACAATGGCTGGGAATACTGGCTTGGGGTGAAGGCCGTGCCAAAGGCTGCTGGCGACGTTCAAACCCCTCATGGTTTGGTAACTGAATCGCCGCAGTCGTATGTACCGCCTCTCCAAGAGCGCATCCGAGACTTGATGTCGGTAGCTACAAGCCCTCGCGCCATCCAGCTCGGTATGAAACCCGTCGTAATTCTACTGAGATCCCAGCAAAGGCACATAGGAAAGGCTACGCTTGCAACACGAGCATGCGCAGATATTGGTCTCCATACCTTCACCATCGACTCCTACGATATATTAACCGAAGGCGGAGCGAACGGTGGCGACGTGAAAACCGAGGCATATCTGAAGGCTAGAGCGGACCGCGCATTCCATTGTGGAGCCAACTGCACAGCCCTTCTGATTAAGCACATTGAGGTCTTAACGGCGGACAGGATCATTTCCGCTATGAATGAGATCGTGGCTGATGCAAGGGTCATAGTGGCTACGACAACAGATGTCGAACAAATCCCGGAGGGCATTCGCAGCTTGTTTACTCATGAGTTTGAGATGATGGCACCAGAGGAAAAAGAGCGTGAAGGCATCCTCCACAATGCTGTTTCTGAACGAGGCATCAAGGTCTCCCCTGATGTAGATCTAGGCTCAGTGGCGCTTAAAACTGCTGCTTTAGTTGCAGGAGATCTGGTTGACGTTGTTGAACGTGCTTCTTCTGTGAGAGCTGCACGTCTGGAGAAGTTAGCCGAAGCCGCAAGCGAAAACTCGGAGTCAAAAGTTAGCACCAGGGACGTTCTTGTTTCCGGGGGTGATGCAGCCCGAGGTGTTACCAAGGCCGACTTTGACGCGGCAGTTGATGCCGCGAGGAAGAATTTTGCTGATTCAATCGGCGCGCCAAAAATCCCGAACGTTAGCTGGGACGATGTGGGTGGTTTGACAAACGTCAAGGATGCTCTCATTGAAACCATCCAGCTGCCCTTAGAGCGACCTGAACTTTTCGCCAAAGGCATGAAGAAACGCAGTGGTATCTTATTCTATGGACCGCCAGGTACTGGAAAGACTTTACTTGCCAAGGCGATTGCCACAGAGTTCTctttgaacttcttctctgTCAAGGGACCTGAATTACTTAATATGTATATCGGTGAATCCGAAGCAAACGTTAGGCGCGTGTTTCAACGCGCTCGGGATGCTCGCCCGTGTGTTGTGTTTTTTGATGAACTGGACTCGGTCGCCCCGAAGCGTGGAAACCAAGGAGATAGCGGTGGTGTAATGGACCGTATCGTCAGTCAGCTTCTTGCCGAACTAGATGGTATGAATGGTGGTGAGGAAAACAGCGGTGGTGTCTTTGTAATTGGCGCTACAAACCGTCCGGATTTGTTGGACACGGCACTCCTACGTCCCGGTCGTTTCGACAAGATGCTCTACCTTGGAGTGTCTGACACACACGAGAAACAAGCCACAATTCTAGAAGCGCTTACAAGAAAGTTTGCTCTTGCACCTGAGGTATCACTGCGCAGGGTTGCGGATCAGCTGCCTCTTACGTACACAGGTGCCGACTTGTATGCCCTGTGTTCCGATGCTATGCTAAAGGCTATCACCCGGAAGGCAACAGCggtggatgagaagatcaaacaGCTGCCAGGGGAACCGGTCAGCACTGCTTACTTCTTTGATCACCTTGCCACACCGGAAGATGTAACGGTTACGGTTGCGGAGGAGGACTTCATTCAGGCACAGAACGAACTCGTTCCCAGTGTTAG TGCCAAAGAGCTGGAGCATTTCGAACGTATCCGACAGACATTCGAGTCTGTTGATAAGAAACAAGATTCAGGCAGCAGTTCTGGGGCGCAGCCACCTCGAACTATCGCAGATGCTCTTGAAGCACTCGAGCTGGGAGACCAACTGAATGGTAGTATGGGTGGGCCTGTCACGAATGGTGACCACCTCCCTATAGGTAGcggcaaaggaaaggggaaaaatGGACAGCAACCCATGCGGAGCGTGAGTAGTCACTCGACTAGCAGTAAAGGGAAAGGCAAGAGCCCCGCTGGCGCCGGAGCGAAGTCGAAGAATAAGACCGTCGCTGCTCCTAGTAACGATTCCGATTCTTCTTTTGATGGTCCCACTTCGGGCTCAAGGGCCGACAAAAGTATTTCCCACTACGATGATGTTAGTGAGGAAGATGGCGCTACCAATGGCGATGAGGACTACATCGTTCGGACCGACCATCTTGTTCAGGCCGATGGTGATAGTTCGAAGTAA